The window AGTGTTGATTTTGATGAGGCATCCAGTGTAACCTGTTATAGATGAAACGCCAACATCTGAAAATTTTCTTATGTTATATAACTTTTTTATTGGCTGTTCCATCTGTCTTGGCTGCCGGACAATTTAAGGTTATACGTATCCATGCTGGGGATACCGTAACGGCCTATGGCCAGGATATCGAAATAATAGTTACACTCTTAGGTATCGATGCTCCGGAGTCATCCATGAAATACGGGCAGCCGGCACAACCATACAGCAAACAGGCCAAAGAATTTCTTTCTGAATTAATTTTGAATAAAGACGTAGAGATAAAAGGGTATGGTTTGGATCCTTTCAATCGAATCCTTGGTGTTATTTATGTCAACGGGGTCAATGTAAATCTTGAGATGCTTAAAGCCGGCTTTGCAGAAGTTTATCGGGGTCGATCCGCCGGAAACGATATCATGCCGTATCGCCGGGCGGAGGCCGAAGCTCGGGAAGCTAAAAGAGGCATCTGGTCCTTAGGGAAATATTATGTTTCACCCAAAGATTGGCGCAGAAAACATGAACAATAGCCCATAAACTGTTCAAAAAAAGGGGGGCGATATGAAGCAGGGGAGATGGATACTACTTCTGATATTGATTTTGTTTTCAGCACCGGTTTCAGCCGAATTTTACAAATATGTGGATAAGGATGGAAACGTTCTATACACGGACGATTTAAGCCAGGTTCCTGAAGAACAACGTGCGGGTCTCAGGGTTTTTGATGAATCCCAAAGCGGGACCTATTCAACGACCGGGGATGTTGAAAAACAGGAAAAACAGATGTTACCCGGTGAAGGTGAGACAAGCAGGCAAAAGGAAGCGGGTGATTTTGAAGAAACAAGGCAACGCCTTGAAAAACAGAAAGAGGCCCTGGACAAAGAAAGTGAGGCCCTGGAAAAGGAAAGAGAGGCCTTGGTAAAAGAAAAAGAAGAACTTGTTTCCAGTAGACGCTTTAAATCCGGGTCAGACTCCATAGTCAAGAAAAAACTCAAGGAACTAACTGAAAAAACGGAAAAATTTAGAAAAAAATTAAATGTTATGAAGGAAAAAAGAGCTGCACACGAGGCCGAAGTTGAAGCATTCAATGCCAAGGCAAACGAGGCTCAGAAACGGTAACAGGTATTAATCCCGTCCGATCAGGTTGTAATCATTCTCATTTTTTCTATATACTTACCCTGCTCGCTGACAAAAGATACGGCAACCTGTGAAACAGTTATGCAAAAGCTGAGACCTTTTTAAAACAATGACTTGAACCATGAAAATCTCTGTCATAGACAATCTGGAAGCTGAGACAGAACCTCTGAGCTATGCAGAAGCGGCTAGCGTTGCAGCGTTGATCAGGCAAAACACTCAGGATGTCAACCAGGGTGAGTATGCTCCGGCCGAGTTGGAAAGATTGTCTGCCTTTGCAACGCCTGAGAATATTCAGAAAGAGCTGAAGAGAGGCTACCTGATTACGCTTTTGAGCGATGAGGGAGATCAGGTTGGTTGTGGAATCGTCGTGCCAAGGGGAATGATGCTTGTCATCAGGACATTGCAGGTCAAAATGAACTACTGTGGGAAGGGATATGGCTCACTCTTATATCGTCACTGCGAAAAACGAATCAAACAAGCAGGCTTGAAAGAAATTGAAGTTGAAGTTCCTAAATTCCCGCGTTCGGAAGCTTTCTACAAAAAGCATGGATTTGTGAAAACCGGAAATCCGACCCTGGGAGATTTGTATTTTGCCATGTTCAAATATCTTTGA of the Candidatus Desulfatibia profunda genome contains:
- a CDS encoding thermonuclease family protein, which translates into the protein MAAGQFKVIRIHAGDTVTAYGQDIEIIVTLLGIDAPESSMKYGQPAQPYSKQAKEFLSELILNKDVEIKGYGLDPFNRILGVIYVNGVNVNLEMLKAGFAEVYRGRSAGNDIMPYRRAEAEAREAKRGIWSLGKYYVSPKDWRRKHEQ
- a CDS encoding GNAT family N-acetyltransferase — protein: MKISVIDNLEAETEPLSYAEAASVAALIRQNTQDVNQGEYAPAELERLSAFATPENIQKELKRGYLITLLSDEGDQVGCGIVVPRGMMLVIRTLQVKMNYCGKGYGSLLYRHCEKRIKQAGLKEIEVEVPKFPRSEAFYKKHGFVKTGNPTLGDLYFAMFKYL
- a CDS encoding DUF4124 domain-containing protein; this encodes MKQGRWILLLILILFSAPVSAEFYKYVDKDGNVLYTDDLSQVPEEQRAGLRVFDESQSGTYSTTGDVEKQEKQMLPGEGETSRQKEAGDFEETRQRLEKQKEALDKESEALEKEREALVKEKEELVSSRRFKSGSDSIVKKKLKELTEKTEKFRKKLNVMKEKRAAHEAEVEAFNAKANEAQKR